A part of Primulina eburnea isolate SZY01 chromosome 10, ASM2296580v1, whole genome shotgun sequence genomic DNA contains:
- the LOC140803951 gene encoding pseudo histidine-containing phosphotransfer protein 6-like: MLGLNEELLRADMNRLLNLLFHQGVLDEQFLQLLQLQDESSPNFVSEVVNIYFHETEKLLRNLRNQLLVDRELLDYKKVGVHLNQLIGSSSSIGAQRVRNVCVAFRAISQQNSRPGCLRALEILEHEYCYLKSKLHELFQIEQQRILASAIRYPMQQQQQQPNNPTT, from the exons ATGTTGGGTCTCAATGAGGAGCTTTTGCGGGCCGATATGAATCGGCTGCTCAATCTACTCTTCCACCAG GGAGTGTTGGACGAGCAGTTCTTGCAGCTGCTGCAGCTGCAAGACGAATCGTCTCCGAACTTCGTTTCCGAGGTGGTTAACATATACTTTCACGAGACCGAGAAACTCTTGAGAAACCTCAGAAATCAGCTTCT GGTGGATAGAGAGTTGTTGGATTACAAGAAAGTAGGAGTCCACTTGAATCAGCTGATCGGGAGCAGTTCCAGCATTGGTGCCCAAAGAGTTCGAAATGTGTGCGTCGCCTTTCGCGCTATTTCCCAGCAAAATAGCAGGCCCGG GTGTTTGAGAGCATTGGAGATTTTGGAACACGAGTACTGCTACCTCAAGAGCAAACTGCATGAACTGTTTCAGATTGAACAGCAGAGGATCCTGGCATCCGCAATCAGATACCCcatgcagcagcagcagcagcagccaaATAATCCTACAACTTAA
- the LOC140803453 gene encoding protein POST-ILLUMINATION CHLOROPHYLL FLUORESCENCE INCREASE, chloroplastic-like isoform X1 translates to MAATAATSASLFNSSKQIVSTSSTSSATSFWWSSLPLNYPIKRRLTKIRGEAAAVAAALVADAPVAEFKEWADFDLGRAPVYWKTMNGLPLRRGFNHPIMCDSEPRVMLQKVRKSRSSFLHHPNMPLRACIKFNIFIYQRSRLSRSLQATISSAKALAE, encoded by the exons ATGGCTGCGACAGCTGCTACTAGTGCTTCTCTGTTTAATTCTTCCAAGCAAATTGTATCAACCTCTAGTACTTCTTCAG CCACTAGTTTTTGGTGGAGTTCTTTGCCATTAAATTATCCAATTAAAAGAAGATTAACTAAGATTAGAGGGGAAGCAGCTGCTGTTGCTGCGGCTCTAGTTGCAGATGCTCCCGTTGCTGAATTTAAAGA ATGGGCCGACTTTGATCTAGGAAGAGCTCCAGTCTACTGGAAAACCATGAACGGCCTCCCCCTACGCC GAGGGTTCAATCACCCCATCATGTGTGACAGTGAGCCACGAGTAATGCTCCAGAAAGTAAGGAAAAGCCGATCCTCCTTTCTACACCATCCAAATATGCCTCTCAGAGCATG CATTAAGTTTAATATTTTCATTTACCAACGAAGTCGACTGTCCCGGTCCCTACAAGCTACAATTTCAAGTGCCAAAGCCTTGGCGGAATAG
- the LOC140803453 gene encoding protein POST-ILLUMINATION CHLOROPHYLL FLUORESCENCE INCREASE, chloroplastic-like isoform X2 — protein sequence MAATAATSASLFNSSKQIVSTSSTSSATSFWWSSLPLNYPIKRRLTKIRGEAAAVAAALVADAPVAEFKEWADFDLGRAPVYWKTMNGLPLRRGFNHPIMCDSEPRVMLQKVRKSRSSFLHHPNMPLRAWV from the exons ATGGCTGCGACAGCTGCTACTAGTGCTTCTCTGTTTAATTCTTCCAAGCAAATTGTATCAACCTCTAGTACTTCTTCAG CCACTAGTTTTTGGTGGAGTTCTTTGCCATTAAATTATCCAATTAAAAGAAGATTAACTAAGATTAGAGGGGAAGCAGCTGCTGTTGCTGCGGCTCTAGTTGCAGATGCTCCCGTTGCTGAATTTAAAGA ATGGGCCGACTTTGATCTAGGAAGAGCTCCAGTCTACTGGAAAACCATGAACGGCCTCCCCCTACGCC GAGGGTTCAATCACCCCATCATGTGTGACAGTGAGCCACGAGTAATGCTCCAGAAAGTAAGGAAAAGCCGATCCTCCTTTCTACACCATCCAAATATGCCTCTCAGAGCATG GGTCTAG
- the LOC140802912 gene encoding uncharacterized protein has product MHEYDSEVDICADSDGLTSLHDSDEDEVKNYLLFDPKKDFENQELKLGLVFSSKKEAKFTIESHCIREGRPVKEEISTILQSNFLRKTAYIAKRKALKLVQGSVDEQFRKIRKYCAELKRSDAGATVVLKLTEDDKGPRFQRFYVCFSACKQGFKNACRHVIGVDGCFLKVEHGGQLLSAVGLDPNNNIFPICYVMVERETKDSWTWFLQLLDEDIGVGNDPHTWTFMSDKQKGLIPALESLFPDAEHRFCVRHLESNMKRDGFKSVAVKIVFWAAGKATRIEEFQLHMAELKDIDAKVYEWLAKKPENQWSKAYFSTTPKSDILLNNMCESFKSFIIDVREKPISKNRERANKWNGRICSKIKDVLAKIYDEAITYSPMKSDEMNYQITRSDDRRDQHSVDLFNRSCSCRNYDLTRIPCKHSCMRHLGQKR; this is encoded by the exons ATGCATGAGTATGACAGTGAAGTGGATATTTGTGCAGATAGTGACGGTTTGACCAGTCTTCATGATTCTGATGAGGATGAAGTTAAAAATTATTTGTTGTTTGACCCaaaaaaagattttgaaaatcaaGAGTTGAAGCTTGGTTTAGTATTTAGCTCAAAAAAAGAAGCAAAATTCACCATTGAAAGTCACTGCATTAGAGAAGGAAGACCGGTGAA GGAAGAGATTTCTACCATTCTTCAGTCAAATTTTTTAAGGAAGACCGCCTACATCGCTAAGAGAAAGGCGCTGAAATTAGTGCAAGGTTCTGTCGATGAGCAGTTTCGGAAAATAAGGAAGTATTGTGCTGAATTGAAAAGATCCGACGCTGGTGCTACTGTAGTTTTGAAGTTGACAGAGGATGACAAAGGTCCAAGATTTCagagattttatgtttgtttttCAGCTTGCAAACAAGGGTTTAAGAATGCTTGTCGGCATGTCATTGGTGTTGATGGATGCTTCTTAAAGGTAGAACATGGTGGGCAATTGTTATCGGCCGTGGGGCTAGATCCGAATAATAACATTTTTCCAATATGTTATGTAATGGTTGAGCGTGAAACAAAAGATAGTTGGACATGGTTTCTTCAGCTCCTAGATGAAGACATTGGTGTTGGCAATGATCCGCATACTTGGACATTTATGTCAGATAAGCAAAAAGGTTTGATTCCTGCACTTGAATCTTTGTTTCCTGATGCTGAACATAGATTTTGTGTGAGACACTTAGAAAGCAATATGAAACGTGATGGATTCAAGAGTGTAGCGGTTAAGATTGTCTTTTGGGCTGCGGGAAAAGCGACAAGAATTGAGGAGTTTCAATTGCACATGGCTGAGTTGAAAGACATCGATGCAAAGGTATATGAATGGCTGGCGAAAAAACCCGAAAACCAGTGGTCTAAGGCGTATTTCAGCACCACTCCTAAATCAGACATCTTGTTGAACAACATGTGTGAAAGTTTTAAGAGCTTCATTATAGATGTCAGGGAGAAGCCA ATTTCAAAAAACAGAGAGAGGGCTAACAAATGGAACGGTCGAATTTGTTCAAAGATCAAAGATGTGCTTGCAAAGATATATGATGAAGCTATTACGTATTCTCCCATGAAGTCAGATGAAATGAACTACCAGATAACGAGATCAGATGATAGACGTGATCAGCATTCGGTTGACTTGTTCAACAGGTCTTGCAGTTGTAGGAATTATGACTTGACACGCATACCTTGCAAGCACAGTTGTATGCGCCATTTGGGGCAAAAGAGATGA
- the LOC140803454 gene encoding LOW QUALITY PROTEIN: palmitoyl-monogalactosyldiacylglycerol delta-7 desaturase, chloroplastic-like (The sequence of the model RefSeq protein was modified relative to this genomic sequence to represent the inferred CDS: inserted 1 base in 1 codon), whose protein sequence is MALIASPPPKAKLFPFGPLFHHSIKQAKPNSQTITQKHQDSLHHATTIRNTNYSLIHGVFTRKRXNNRRVWTIFSAASIPVRGNEKDSSFGRILLSDVVVKRRNNIYWGRKWNFCDVATVGVVVAMHLLCIAAPFTFNWGAFSVAVGLYVISGLLGITLSFHRNLSHRSFKLPKWLEYFFAYCGVQALQGNPIDWVSTHRYHHQFCDTEKDPHSPLEGFWFSHMSWLFDTNSITERCGNPNNVGDLEKQPFYKFLQRTYVVHPVALGALLYALGGFPYIVWGMGVRIVWVYHITWLVNSACHVWGKQAWNTGDLSRNNWWVALLAFGEGWHNNHHAFEYSARHGLEWWQIDMTWYVVRFLQAIGLASDVKLPTTNHKQRSALESVHP, encoded by the exons ATGGCTCTCATCGCATCACCGCCGCCTAAGGCAAAACTCTTCCCTTTTGGCCCCCTTTTCCACCATAGCATCAAACAAGCCAAGCCCAATTCCCAAACAATCACACAAAAGCATCAAGATTCGCTGCATCACGCTACAACCATAAGAAACACAAACTATTCTCTAATTCACGGTGTATTTACAAGAAAAA GAAACAACAGAAGGGTGTGGACAATCTTCAGTGCAGCATCAATTCCAGTTCGGGGAAATGAAAAAGACTCCAGCTTTGGGAGGATTTTGCTCTCTGATGTTGTCGTGAAGAGGAGGAATAACATTTATTGGGGCAGAAAGTGGAATTTTTGTGATGTGGCCACGGTTGGGGTGGTTGTGGCTATGCATTTGTTGTGTATCGCCGCTCCATTCACATTCAATTGGGGAGCATTTTCCGTTGCCGTGGGATTGTATGTCATCTCCGGCCTTTTGGGCATCACTCTTTCTTTCCACAGAAAtctttctcaccggagtttcaaGCTTCCCAAATGGCTGGAATACTTCTTCGCATACTGTGGTGTTCAAGCCCTTCAG GGAAATCCAATTGACTGGGTGAGCACACATAGGTACCACCACCAGTTCTGTGACACAGAGAAAGACCCTCACAGCCCCCTCGAAGGATTCTGGTTCAGTCACATGAGCTGGCTTTTCGACACCAACAGTATAACTGAAAGG TGTGGGAATCCCAACAATGTTGGTGATTTGGAAAAACAACCCTTTTACAAGTTTCTTCAAAGAACTTATGTTGTTCATCCGGTGGCTCTTGGGGCTCTACTATATGCCCTCGGAGGGTTCCCTTACATCGTGTGGGGAATG GGTGTGAGAATCGTATGGGTGTACCACATCACTTGGCTGGTGAATTCGGCTTGCCATGTTTGGGG AAAACAAGCCTGGAATACGGGTGATCTCTCTCGAAATAACTG GTGGGTAGCATTGCTTGCGTTTGGCGAGGGTTGGCATAATAATCACCACGCCTTCGAGTATTCCGCGAGGCATGGGCTCGAATGGTGGCAAATCGATATGACTTGGTACGTGGTTCGGTTTCTTCAAGCCATTGGGTTGGCCTCCGATGTCAAGTTGCCCACCACAAACCACAAGCAAAGATCGGCTCTTGAATCTGTCCATCCTTAG
- the LOC140803453 gene encoding uncharacterized protein isoform X3, translated as MAATAATSASLFNSSKQIVSTSSTSSATSFWWSSLPLNYPIKRRLTKIRGEAAAVAAALVADAPVAEFKEWADFDLGRAPVYWKTMNGLPLRRRKTKAIL; from the exons ATGGCTGCGACAGCTGCTACTAGTGCTTCTCTGTTTAATTCTTCCAAGCAAATTGTATCAACCTCTAGTACTTCTTCAG CCACTAGTTTTTGGTGGAGTTCTTTGCCATTAAATTATCCAATTAAAAGAAGATTAACTAAGATTAGAGGGGAAGCAGCTGCTGTTGCTGCGGCTCTAGTTGCAGATGCTCCCGTTGCTGAATTTAAAGA ATGGGCCGACTTTGATCTAGGAAGAGCTCCAGTCTACTGGAAAACCATGAACGGCCTCCCCCTACGCC GGAGAAAGACTAAAGCTATTCTATAA